In Solobacterium moorei, a single genomic region encodes these proteins:
- a CDS encoding ABC transporter ATP-binding protein — protein sequence MSTVSLKHVQKIYPNSGEVKKKGEVKKTNLKITDEGVVAVDDFNLEIADGEFIVLVGPSGCGKSTTLRMIAGLEDITRGELFIDGKLMNNVSPKDRDIAMVFQNYALYPHMSVRQNLEFPLKMHKVPADEIKVKVEEAAEILDLTPYLDRKPKALSGGQRQRVAIGRAIVRNPRLLLMDEPLSNLDAKLRNQMRAEIIKLRQKIKATFVYVTHDQTEAMTLGDRIVIMKDGVIQQVGTPQQLFDHPINEFVAGFIGMPQMNFYSGELLKNEAGKYCVKLDDAVMEVSEEKQALLAKKNVQPQPITVGVRPEHISLGGDSGQTIEGIVDVSEMMGSAIHLHVNACGKDSIIIVPTLDLNGRTFKIGDKIDFIFGGNVMHIFGRESHQNLEY from the coding sequence ATGTCAACAGTAAGTCTAAAGCATGTCCAAAAAATTTACCCAAACAGTGGTGAGGTAAAAAAGAAGGGCGAAGTAAAGAAAACAAACCTTAAGATTACAGATGAAGGTGTTGTTGCGGTTGATGATTTCAACCTAGAGATTGCCGATGGGGAATTCATTGTATTAGTAGGTCCTTCTGGTTGTGGTAAGTCCACAACATTACGTATGATTGCGGGATTAGAAGATATTACTCGTGGAGAATTATTCATTGATGGTAAGTTAATGAACAACGTATCTCCTAAAGATCGTGATATTGCGATGGTTTTTCAGAACTATGCGTTATATCCACATATGAGTGTTCGTCAAAATCTTGAATTCCCACTCAAGATGCACAAAGTTCCAGCTGATGAAATCAAGGTTAAGGTTGAAGAAGCGGCTGAAATTTTGGACTTAACGCCATATCTAGACCGTAAGCCTAAGGCTTTATCCGGTGGACAAAGACAGCGTGTTGCGATTGGACGTGCAATTGTACGTAATCCAAGACTACTGTTGATGGATGAGCCACTCTCTAACTTGGATGCGAAGTTAAGAAACCAGATGCGTGCTGAAATCATCAAGTTAAGACAGAAGATTAAGGCAACATTTGTCTATGTAACACACGACCAGACAGAAGCGATGACACTTGGCGACCGTATCGTCATCATGAAGGATGGTGTTATCCAGCAGGTAGGAACACCACAGCAATTATTTGATCATCCAATTAATGAGTTCGTAGCTGGCTTTATCGGTATGCCACAGATGAACTTCTATAGCGGTGAACTCTTAAAGAATGAAGCCGGTAAATACTGTGTGAAGTTAGATGATGCGGTGATGGAGGTTTCTGAAGAGAAACAAGCACTCTTGGCTAAAAAGAATGTACAACCACAGCCAATTACAGTTGGTGTACGTCCAGAACACATCTCACTTGGTGGAGATAGTGGACAGACAATCGAAGGTATCGTTGACGTAAGTGAAATGATGGGTTCTGCAATTCATTTACACGTAAATGCGTGTGGTAAGGATAGCATTATCATCGTTCCAACATTGGATTTAAATGGTAGAACATTCAAGATCGGCGATAAGATCGACTTTATATTTGGTGGTAATGTAATGCACATCTTTGGTAGAGAATCTCATCAGAATTTAGAGTATTAA
- a CDS encoding extracellular solute-binding protein: protein MKSTKLVSLGLAALMGISALAGCGGKKESNTTASDSKEVTLTVWTPSEDQSDEQGNWLKKQLDAFQEAHPEWKLTFNTGVCPEGDAKTLVAADPSAAADVYMFANDQIPDLLKANAIAELGGSAVEAIKKNNSDITVDTVTYENSVYGVPFTANTWFMYYDKRVFTEDDAKNLDTMLTKGKVGFPLSNSWYIAAFYAANGCTLFGANGTDAKAGIDFGGDKGTAVTNYLVDLVQNPNFKDASGLTPSTLADGTINALFSGAWDYKAVVDALGEENVGIIAPPKYTLNGKELQLKAFAGSKAIGVNPTSKNPEVAVALASFLGSAKAQQAHYDLRNIIPTDTSLNVSDALAKAQMDTMDFASIVQPLQSGMGQYWTPAESMGKEIIAGTVTHENAAEKTESMNKAMNTASVQ, encoded by the coding sequence ATGAAAAGTACAAAGTTAGTATCACTTGGTTTGGCTGCTTTAATGGGTATCTCTGCATTAGCAGGATGCGGCGGCAAGAAAGAATCAAACACAACAGCTTCAGATTCAAAGGAAGTAACACTTACAGTGTGGACACCATCTGAAGACCAATCAGACGAACAGGGCAACTGGCTCAAGAAGCAATTAGATGCTTTCCAGGAAGCTCACCCAGAATGGAAGTTAACATTCAACACAGGTGTATGTCCTGAAGGTGATGCGAAGACATTAGTAGCAGCTGATCCATCAGCAGCAGCTGACGTTTACATGTTCGCAAACGACCAGATTCCTGATTTATTAAAAGCTAACGCAATCGCCGAATTAGGTGGATCTGCAGTTGAAGCAATTAAGAAGAACAACAGCGATATTACTGTTGATACAGTAACTTATGAAAACTCTGTATATGGTGTTCCATTTACAGCAAACACATGGTTCATGTATTATGACAAGCGCGTCTTCACAGAAGATGATGCAAAGAACTTAGATACAATGCTTACAAAGGGTAAGGTCGGTTTCCCACTTTCTAACTCTTGGTATATCGCAGCGTTCTACGCAGCTAACGGATGCACATTATTCGGTGCTAATGGAACAGATGCTAAGGCTGGTATCGACTTCGGTGGTGATAAGGGTACAGCAGTTACAAATTACTTAGTTGACTTAGTTCAAAACCCTAACTTCAAGGATGCGTCTGGTTTAACACCAAGCACATTAGCTGATGGTACAATCAATGCATTATTCTCAGGCGCTTGGGATTACAAGGCAGTTGTTGATGCTTTAGGTGAAGAGAATGTTGGCATCATTGCTCCTCCTAAGTACACATTAAATGGCAAGGAATTACAGTTAAAGGCATTCGCAGGTTCTAAGGCTATTGGTGTTAACCCAACAAGTAAGAATCCAGAAGTTGCAGTTGCATTAGCTTCATTCTTAGGTAGCGCAAAGGCTCAACAAGCTCACTACGACTTACGTAATATCATTCCTACAGACACATCATTGAATGTTTCTGATGCATTGGCTAAGGCACAGATGGATACAATGGACTTTGCTTCAATCGTACAGCCACTACAGTCAGGCATGGGTCAATATTGGACACCAGCAGAATCAATGGGTAAGGAAATCATTGCCGGTACAGTAAC
- a CDS encoding LacI family DNA-binding transcriptional regulator, with protein sequence MTTIKDIARISGYSIGTVSRVINNHPDVSVVAKRKIEKVIKDEKFEPNSNAKLLKQSATSAITILIKGLHNAFFSIIVEKMQSYLQESGEDVSVVYLDELENEVEVAIRICSEKKPKGLIFLGGNQKYFRESFASIKVPCVLCSESAAGMNFSNLSSFTTDDREAACAAAEYLIRSGHRKIGIVCGSAVSEAGLIGSKRVESAIAAFKENKIPFNKRKQFVPGKFSLEDGYNGTMKLLDRYPEVTAIYAVSDVVAIGALRAINDRKLKVPQDISIIGNDGIDFARYVTPRLATVEQDASQLAKRSVDDLLLRLNYNKPVIHEIIPFHVLAGESIRIKKPVEEK encoded by the coding sequence ATGACGACAATTAAAGATATTGCACGTATTTCAGGGTATAGCATTGGAACAGTTTCCAGAGTTATCAATAACCATCCTGATGTTAGTGTGGTAGCAAAGAGAAAAATTGAAAAGGTAATTAAGGACGAAAAGTTTGAACCAAACTCAAATGCGAAACTTTTAAAACAATCTGCGACATCCGCAATTACGATTTTGATTAAGGGATTGCACAATGCATTCTTCAGCATCATAGTCGAAAAGATGCAAAGTTATCTGCAGGAAAGCGGTGAAGATGTCTCGGTCGTATACTTGGATGAACTTGAAAATGAAGTGGAAGTAGCAATTCGCATCTGTAGTGAGAAGAAACCAAAGGGTTTAATCTTCTTGGGTGGCAATCAGAAATATTTCCGTGAGTCATTTGCGAGCATCAAAGTACCATGCGTGCTCTGTTCAGAGAGTGCAGCAGGGATGAACTTTAGTAATCTTTCTAGCTTTACGACAGATGATAGAGAAGCGGCATGCGCAGCAGCGGAATACTTGATTCGCTCTGGACACAGAAAGATCGGAATTGTATGTGGTTCGGCTGTATCAGAAGCGGGATTGATTGGTTCAAAACGTGTTGAAAGCGCAATCGCAGCGTTTAAAGAAAACAAGATACCGTTTAATAAACGTAAGCAGTTTGTGCCAGGAAAGTTCTCACTTGAAGATGGATATAACGGTACGATGAAATTATTAGACCGTTATCCAGAAGTTACCGCAATCTATGCGGTCAGTGACGTTGTGGCAATTGGCGCACTACGTGCAATCAATGACCGTAAGTTAAAGGTTCCACAAGATATATCCATCATCGGTAATGATGGCATTGACTTTGCAAGGTATGTAACACCACGTCTAGCAACTGTTGAGCAAGATGCTTCACAACTTGCCAAACGCAGTGTAGATGACTTGTTATTAAGATTAAATTACAATAAACCTGTCATACATGAAATTATTCCATTCCATGTATTAGCGGGAGAAAGTATTCGTATTAAAAAACCAGTGGAGGAAAAGTAA